Proteins from a single region of Pseudomonas phenolilytica:
- a CDS encoding efflux transporter outer membrane subunit, with translation MSPSCTLRPLAMIVMSLALGACTLGPDYQRPPLPDAHAFKQAEGWKSAAPADALQRGDWWKLYGDAELDALVSRLNVSNQNLAVAEAQYRQARALVRSARSQLFPTLSGNAGVTRSRQTTGSSSSNVSAGVSESYEAGLSASWELDLWGRLRRGLEANRATMQASAADLAAVRLSLQAELVQTYLQLRVMDEQQRLLDQTVAAYARSLRLTENQYRAGIVPKSDVAQAQTQLKSTQAQAIDLKWQRAQLEHAIAVLIGVPPAELSIAVRDDIPSLPEVPLALPSQLLERRPDVAAAEREVMAANAEIGIAEAAWYPDLTLSASGGYRNSSFNQLFEVPNRFWSLGPQLALTLLDFGGRRAELERAEAAYDQTVATYRQTVLDSFREVEDYLVQLRVLGDESVVQREALEAAQESLRLIENQYRAGTVDYLSVVTVQTTALNNERTNLTLLGDRLLTSVQLIAALGGGWQIEQLQQEPVLSNERGQGD, from the coding sequence ATGAGTCCGAGCTGCACCCTCCGTCCATTGGCCATGATCGTCATGTCCCTTGCGCTTGGCGCCTGCACCCTCGGCCCGGATTACCAGCGCCCGCCGCTGCCGGATGCCCACGCGTTCAAGCAGGCCGAAGGCTGGAAGAGCGCGGCACCGGCCGACGCCCTGCAGCGCGGCGACTGGTGGAAGCTGTACGGCGACGCCGAGCTGGATGCGCTGGTGAGCCGACTGAACGTGTCCAACCAGAACCTCGCCGTGGCCGAAGCGCAGTATCGCCAGGCGCGCGCGCTTGTGCGCAGCGCGCGCTCGCAGCTGTTCCCCACGCTGTCCGGTAATGCCGGAGTGACGCGCTCGCGGCAGACCACTGGCAGCAGTTCGTCCAATGTCAGTGCCGGTGTAAGCGAGAGCTACGAGGCGGGGCTCAGCGCCTCCTGGGAGCTGGATCTCTGGGGCCGGCTGCGCCGCGGTTTGGAAGCCAATCGCGCAACCATGCAGGCCAGCGCGGCCGATCTCGCGGCGGTCCGTCTGAGTTTGCAGGCCGAGCTTGTGCAGACCTACCTGCAATTGCGGGTGATGGACGAGCAGCAGCGTCTGCTCGATCAGACGGTTGCTGCCTACGCGCGCTCGCTGCGCCTCACGGAGAATCAGTACCGCGCCGGCATCGTGCCCAAATCCGACGTCGCCCAGGCGCAGACTCAGCTCAAGAGCACGCAGGCGCAGGCCATCGATCTGAAGTGGCAGCGGGCACAGCTGGAACATGCCATCGCGGTGTTGATCGGTGTGCCGCCGGCCGAGCTGAGCATCGCCGTGCGCGATGACATCCCATCGCTGCCCGAGGTGCCGCTGGCGTTACCGTCGCAACTGCTGGAGCGGCGCCCGGATGTCGCCGCGGCCGAGCGCGAGGTAATGGCCGCCAATGCCGAGATCGGCATCGCCGAGGCGGCCTGGTATCCGGACCTGACCCTGTCGGCCAGCGGTGGCTATCGCAACAGCAGCTTCAACCAGCTGTTCGAGGTGCCGAATCGCTTCTGGTCGCTTGGCCCGCAGCTGGCGCTGACGCTGCTGGATTTCGGCGGCCGGCGTGCCGAACTGGAGCGGGCCGAGGCGGCCTACGATCAGACCGTGGCGACCTACCGGCAAACTGTGCTCGACAGCTTCCGCGAGGTCGAGGACTACCTGGTGCAACTGCGCGTGCTCGGCGACGAGAGCGTGGTGCAGCGCGAGGCGCTGGAGGCGGCGCAGGAATCGCTGCGGCTGATCGAGAACCAGTATCGCGCCGGTACCGTCGATTACCTCAGCGTGGTTACCGTGCAGACCACCGCGCTGAACAACGAGCGCACCAATCTGACGCTGCTGGGCGACCGTCTGCTGACCAGCGTGCAATTGATCGCCGCGCTCGGTGGTGGCTGGCAGATCGAGCAGTTGCAGCAGGAGCCGGTGCTGTCGAACGAGCGTGGTCAGGGCGACTGA
- a CDS encoding MdtA/MuxA family multidrug efflux RND transporter periplasmic adaptor subunit, which produces MSVAHSSPAATRRRWLIIGLAVLAIALLAWWLWPSPSAKSPQPGGRPGFGAFSGPVPVRVTAVKQGEFEVFYKSLGTVTPLNTVNVRSRVAGELVEVRFEEGQRVKAGELLAVIDPRPYKVALQQAEGTLQQNRALLQNAQVDLERYRGLYADDSIAKQTLDTQQALVNQYQGTLAANQAAVNEAKLNLEFTQIRAPIDGRLGLRQLDIGNLVSASDTTPLVVITQSQPMAVTFTLPEGDLLPVLTRFRQGAELKVQAWDRGERLLLGEGVLESVDNQIDVTTGTLKLKARFDNETEMLIPNQFVNVRLRVETLEDATLIPSAALQFGSRGNFAYVVGEDSKVQLRSVEVGPSNGETTVIAKGLTAGERIVMEGTDRLRDDSEVEVVDRATMAEEAAQQPKVGGESAGERPAQ; this is translated from the coding sequence ATGTCCGTCGCGCATTCGTCTCCTGCTGCTACCCGTCGTCGCTGGCTGATCATCGGTCTTGCCGTGCTGGCCATCGCCTTGCTTGCCTGGTGGTTATGGCCGAGCCCTTCGGCGAAGTCGCCGCAACCAGGCGGTCGACCGGGCTTCGGCGCGTTCAGCGGGCCGGTGCCGGTACGCGTGACGGCGGTGAAACAGGGCGAGTTCGAGGTGTTCTACAAGTCGCTCGGCACGGTGACGCCGCTGAATACGGTGAACGTGCGCAGCCGCGTCGCCGGCGAACTGGTCGAGGTGCGCTTCGAGGAGGGCCAGCGGGTCAAGGCCGGTGAGCTGCTGGCGGTGATCGATCCACGGCCATACAAGGTCGCATTACAGCAGGCCGAGGGCACGCTGCAGCAGAATCGCGCGCTGCTGCAGAACGCCCAGGTCGATCTGGAGCGCTACCGCGGGCTATACGCCGACGACAGCATTGCCAAGCAGACGCTCGATACCCAGCAGGCGCTGGTGAACCAGTACCAAGGCACGCTGGCGGCCAATCAGGCGGCGGTCAACGAAGCCAAGCTCAACCTGGAATTCACCCAGATCCGCGCACCGATCGACGGCCGCCTCGGCCTGCGCCAGCTGGACATCGGCAACCTGGTCTCGGCCAGCGACACCACACCGCTGGTGGTGATCACCCAGAGCCAGCCGATGGCGGTCACCTTCACCTTGCCGGAGGGCGATCTGCTGCCGGTGCTGACGCGTTTTCGTCAGGGCGCCGAGCTGAAGGTGCAGGCGTGGGATCGTGGTGAGCGACTGCTGTTGGGCGAGGGCGTGCTGGAGAGCGTCGACAACCAGATCGATGTGACCACCGGTACGCTGAAGCTCAAGGCGCGGTTCGACAACGAAACCGAAATGCTCATCCCCAATCAGTTCGTCAACGTGCGCCTGCGGGTGGAAACCCTCGAGGACGCCACGCTGATTCCCTCGGCGGCGCTGCAGTTCGGCTCGCGGGGCAACTTCGCCTACGTCGTTGGCGAGGACAGCAAGGTGCAGCTGCGTAGCGTCGAGGTCGGCCCGAGCAACGGTGAGACCACGGTGATCGCCAAGGGCCTGACGGCCGGTGAGCGCATTGTCATGGAAGGCACCGACCGCCTGCGCGACGACAGCGAAGTGGAAGTCGTCGATCGCGCGACGATGGCCGAAGAGGCGGCGCAGCAACCCAAGGTGGGCGGTGAGAGCGCCGGGGAGCGTCCGGCGCAATGA
- a CDS encoding MdtB/MuxB family multidrug efflux RND transporter permease subunit — protein sequence MNISRLFILRPVATTLTMVAILLAGLIAYKLLPVAALPQVDYPTIRVLTLYPGASPEVMTSAVTAPLERQFGQMPGLTQMSSSSSGGASVITLRFSLDVELDVAEQEVQAAINAADNLLPSDLPAPPVYNKVNPADTPVITLAVTSATLPLPQLHDLVDTRMAQKLAQISGVGMVSIAGGQRPAVRIRTNPEALAAYGLSLADVRELIGNANVNQPKGNFDGPTRVSMLDANDQLKTPEEYAELILTYENGAALRLKDVADIIAGAENERLAAWANENRAVLLNIQRQPGANVIDVVERIQALLPEVTASMPAGLDVTILTDRTQTIRAAVTDVQHELILATILVVMVTFIFLKKLSATVIPSIAVPLSLIGTFAVMYLCGFSLNNLTLMALTIATGFVVDDAIVMLENIARHLEEGETPLNAALKGAKQIGFTLISLTFSLIAVLIPLLFMQDVVGRLFREFAITLAVAILISLVVSLTLTPMMCARLLKPVSHDPARPDWVERLIGGYSRWLTWVLGHQTLTLLVAVATLGLTVVLYLAVPKGFFPVQDTGVIQGISEAPQSISFRAMSERQQSLSRVILADPAVASLSSYIGVDGDNVTLNSGRLLINLKPHAERDVTASEVIERLRPELAKLPGIALYLQPVQDLSIEDRVSRTQFQFSLESPDGALLQEWTPRLVEALRERAELTDVASDLQSDGLQIYLDIDRDAAARLGIEVSAITNALYDAFGQRQISTIFTQASQYRVVLEAEAGNRLGPQALEQLFVQSEGGTPVRLSSLARLEQHSAPLLINHIGQFPAVTLSFNLAPGVSLGEAVEVIEAVKQDIGLPAGIQSHFQGAAEAFRASLSSTLLLILAAVVTMYIVLGVLYESYIHPITILSTLPSAAVGALLALLLTGNDLGLIAIIGIILLIGIVKKNAIMMIDFALEAERHQGMTPEQAIYRAALLRFRPILMTTLAALFGAIPLMLATGSGAELRQPLGLVLVGGLLLSQLLTLFTTPVIYLFFDRLSQRFGRRGAVPSEAQA from the coding sequence ATGAACATCTCGCGGCTGTTCATCCTGCGGCCGGTAGCGACCACCCTGACGATGGTCGCCATCCTGCTGGCCGGTCTGATCGCCTACAAGCTGTTGCCGGTCGCGGCGCTGCCGCAGGTCGACTATCCGACCATCCGCGTGCTGACGCTGTATCCCGGTGCCAGTCCGGAAGTGATGACCAGCGCTGTGACTGCACCGCTTGAGCGCCAGTTCGGGCAGATGCCGGGGCTGACGCAGATGTCCTCGAGCAGCTCAGGCGGCGCCTCGGTGATCACCCTGCGCTTCTCGCTTGACGTGGAGCTGGATGTCGCCGAGCAGGAGGTGCAGGCGGCGATCAACGCGGCAGATAACCTGCTGCCGAGCGACCTGCCGGCGCCGCCGGTGTACAACAAGGTCAATCCGGCCGATACGCCGGTGATCACCCTAGCGGTGACCTCGGCGACGCTGCCGCTGCCGCAACTGCATGATCTGGTCGATACGCGCATGGCGCAGAAGCTGGCGCAGATCAGCGGCGTCGGCATGGTCAGCATCGCCGGCGGGCAGCGGCCGGCGGTGCGCATCCGCACCAATCCCGAGGCGCTGGCCGCCTATGGCCTGTCGTTGGCCGATGTGCGCGAGCTGATCGGCAACGCCAACGTCAACCAGCCCAAGGGTAACTTCGACGGTCCGACGCGGGTCTCCATGCTCGACGCCAACGATCAGCTGAAGACGCCCGAGGAATACGCCGAGCTGATCCTTACCTATGAAAACGGCGCCGCGCTGCGGCTCAAGGATGTCGCCGACATCATTGCCGGCGCCGAGAACGAGCGGCTGGCGGCCTGGGCCAACGAAAACCGGGCGGTGCTGCTGAACATCCAGCGTCAGCCCGGCGCCAACGTCATCGACGTGGTCGAGCGTATCCAGGCGCTGCTGCCGGAAGTCACCGCCAGTATGCCGGCTGGGCTCGACGTGACCATTCTCACCGACCGTACCCAGACCATCCGCGCTGCGGTCACCGACGTGCAGCACGAGTTGATCCTCGCCACCATCCTGGTGGTGATGGTGACCTTCATCTTCCTCAAGAAGCTCTCGGCCACCGTCATCCCTTCGATCGCCGTGCCGCTGTCGCTGATTGGTACCTTCGCGGTGATGTACCTGTGCGGCTTCTCGCTGAATAACCTGACGCTGATGGCATTGACCATCGCCACCGGCTTCGTGGTCGACGACGCCATCGTCATGCTGGAGAACATCGCCCGGCATCTGGAGGAGGGCGAGACGCCGCTGAATGCTGCGCTCAAGGGCGCCAAGCAGATCGGCTTCACCTTGATTTCGCTGACTTTCTCGCTGATCGCCGTGCTGATTCCGCTGCTGTTCATGCAGGACGTGGTCGGCCGGCTGTTCCGCGAGTTCGCCATCACCCTGGCGGTGGCGATCCTGATCTCGCTGGTGGTGTCGCTGACGCTGACGCCGATGATGTGCGCGCGCCTGCTTAAGCCGGTGAGCCATGATCCGGCGCGCCCGGACTGGGTCGAGCGGCTGATCGGCGGCTATTCGCGCTGGCTGACCTGGGTGCTCGGTCATCAGACGCTGACACTGCTGGTGGCGGTGGCCACCCTCGGCCTGACGGTGGTGCTCTATCTCGCCGTGCCCAAGGGCTTCTTCCCGGTGCAGGACACCGGCGTGATCCAGGGCATCAGCGAGGCGCCGCAGTCGATCTCCTTCCGCGCCATGAGCGAGCGCCAGCAGTCGCTGAGCCGGGTGATCCTGGCTGATCCGGCGGTTGCCAGCCTGTCGTCCTATATCGGGGTGGACGGCGACAACGTCACGCTCAACAGCGGCCGTCTGCTGATCAACCTCAAGCCGCACGCCGAACGCGACGTCACTGCCAGCGAGGTGATCGAACGTCTGCGCCCGGAGCTGGCCAAGCTGCCGGGCATCGCGCTGTACCTGCAGCCGGTGCAGGACCTATCCATCGAGGATCGGGTCAGCCGCACGCAGTTCCAGTTCAGCCTGGAGTCGCCAGATGGCGCGCTGCTGCAGGAGTGGACGCCCAGGCTGGTCGAGGCGTTGCGCGAACGGGCGGAACTCACCGATGTGGCCAGCGACCTGCAGAGCGACGGCCTGCAGATTTACCTGGATATCGACCGCGACGCCGCCGCGCGCCTGGGCATCGAGGTTTCGGCGATCACCAATGCGCTGTACGACGCCTTCGGCCAACGGCAGATTTCCACCATCTTCACCCAGGCCAGTCAGTACCGCGTGGTGCTCGAGGCCGAGGCCGGCAATCGCCTGGGTCCGCAGGCGCTGGAGCAGCTGTTCGTGCAGAGCGAGGGCGGCACGCCGGTGCGGCTGTCGAGCCTGGCGCGATTGGAGCAGCATTCGGCGCCACTGCTGATCAATCACATCGGCCAGTTCCCGGCAGTGACGTTGTCGTTCAACCTCGCGCCGGGCGTTTCTCTGGGCGAGGCGGTGGAGGTGATCGAAGCGGTGAAGCAGGACATCGGCCTGCCAGCCGGCATCCAGAGCCACTTCCAGGGCGCGGCCGAGGCGTTTCGCGCGTCGCTGTCGAGCACGCTGCTGCTGATCCTGGCGGCAGTGGTGACCATGTACATCGTGCTCGGCGTGCTTTACGAGAGCTACATCCACCCGATCACCATTCTTTCCACGCTGCCGTCGGCGGCGGTGGGCGCGCTGCTGGCGTTGCTGCTGACCGGCAATGACCTGGGGCTGATCGCGATCATCGGCATCATCCTGCTGATCGGCATCGTCAAGAAGAACGCGATCATGATGATCGACTTCGCGCTGGAGGCCGAACGCCACCAGGGCATGACGCCGGAGCAGGCGATCTATCGCGCCGCGCTGCTGCGCTTCCGGCCGATCCTGATGACCACGCTGGCCGCGCTGTTCGGCGCGATCCCATTGATGCTCGCCACCGGCTCGGGCGCCGAGCTGCGCCAGCCGCTGGGTCTGGTACTGGTCGGCGGCCTGCTGCTCAGTCAGCTGCTGACGCTGTTCACCACGCCGGTGATCTACCTGTTCTTCGACCGCCTGAGCCAGCGCTTCGGCCGTCGCGGCGCGGTGCCAAGCGAGGCGCAGGCGTGA
- a CDS encoding cytochrome c oxidase assembly protein codes for MSVSAWALVPLLGLSTPALAHGLFDAQLSERAPLLLSALLIGSAWLLYALGARHVPPRRSEAFCLHSAMLVAAFAVFGPIDDWAQRSTSWHMTQHMLFIVVIAPLWALARPLPQWRGVTGRFAQPLWTSILRAGRYPTLLALLHGAVIWIWHTPKLYVLALDNLWWHAVEHACFLFSGWLFWWSVLRANPKQVPQALMAVVLTLMHTGLLGALLTFGTVSFYGTGRTVEDQQLAGLLMWVPGGLVYLLGGGWIAWRWLTRIWRRKPAHRLDQSP; via the coding sequence GTGTCTGTGAGCGCGTGGGCGCTGGTACCGCTGCTGGGCCTGTCGACGCCGGCCCTGGCCCACGGCTTGTTCGACGCGCAGCTGAGCGAACGTGCCCCGCTGCTGTTGAGCGCGCTGCTCATTGGCAGTGCCTGGCTGCTCTACGCGCTCGGTGCGCGCCACGTGCCGCCCAGGCGCAGCGAAGCGTTCTGCCTTCACAGCGCCATGCTGGTGGCCGCGTTTGCCGTCTTCGGCCCCATCGACGACTGGGCGCAACGCAGCACCAGCTGGCACATGACCCAGCACATGCTGTTCATCGTAGTGATCGCGCCGTTGTGGGCGCTGGCGCGCCCGCTGCCGCAGTGGCGCGGCGTCACCGGCCGCTTCGCGCAACCGCTGTGGACGTCCATCCTGCGCGCCGGCCGCTACCCGACCCTGCTGGCGCTGCTGCATGGCGCGGTGATCTGGATCTGGCACACGCCGAAGCTCTATGTGCTGGCGCTGGACAACCTGTGGTGGCACGCCGTCGAGCACGCCTGTTTCCTGTTCAGCGGCTGGCTGTTCTGGTGGTCGGTGCTGCGCGCCAATCCGAAGCAGGTGCCGCAGGCGCTGATGGCCGTGGTGCTGACGCTGATGCACACCGGCCTGCTCGGCGCCCTGCTTACCTTCGGCACAGTCTCGTTCTACGGCACGGGTCGTACGGTGGAGGATCAGCAGCTGGCGGGGCTGCTCATGTGGGTGCCGGGCGGGTTGGTCTACCTGCTCGGTGGCGGCTGGATCGCCTGGCGCTGGCTCACCCGCATCTGGCGACGCAAGCCAGCGCATCGGCTCGATCAGTCGCCCTGA
- a CDS encoding efflux RND transporter permease subunit — MNLSAPFIARPVATMLLSLAILLLGGVSFGLLPVSPLPNMDFPVITVQASLPGASPEIMASSVATPLERSLGSIAGVSQMSSRSSQGSTRIIIQFDLERDINGAARDVQAAINAARNLLPSGMRSMPTYRKINPSQAPIMVLSLTSEVLDKGQLYDIGSTILAQKLSQVPGVGEVQVGGSSLPAVRVELQPQQLEQYGVSLDEVRNTIANANVRRPKGMVEDAERHWQVRANDQLHAAADYMPLILRYQDGATLRLSDVAKVEDAVEDRYNSGFFNNEQAVLLIVNRQAGANIIETIAGIRAELPALQAILPGSVELNVAMDRSPVIRATLHEAERTLLIAVVLVIVLVFVFLGHVRSALIPALAVPVSLVGTFAVMYLFGFSLNTLSLMALILAAGLVVDDAIVVLENIARHIDDGVPPLRAAYIGTREVGFTLLSMNLSLVVVFVSILFMGGIVERLFREFSLTLAAAILVSLLVSLTLTPMLCARWLKPYQAERDSRLHRWSHDAHQWLLGYYDRSLSWALRHRRITLLSLLATIALNVVLYVQVPKTFLPQQDTGQLTGFIRGDDGLSFQVMQPKMEIFRKAILADPAVESVAGFIGGQGGINNAFMIVRLKPLEERGLSAQQVIERIRKNQPQVPGGRLFLMADQDLQFGGGRQSSSAYAYSLLAGDLADLRTWLPKVTQALMALPELTSIDANEGEGAQQISLQVDRDAAKRLGVDMSTVTTLLNNAFSQRQISTIYETLNQYRVVMEIDPSYAQHPEVLEQIHVVTEDGRRVPLSAFARYERSLEEDRVTHEGQFAAENIDFDLAPGVSLDQATLAIERAVAAIGLPSSVQGRLGGTGDVFKAAQESQPFMILGALLLVYIVLGVLYESYIHPLTILSTLPSAGVGALLAIIVTGDEFSLISLLGLFLLIGVVKKNAILMIDLALQFERNDRLPPAESIHKACLLRFRPILMTTLAAILGALPLLLGGSEGAEMRQPLGLTIIGGLVLSQILTLYTTPVVYLYLDRLRHRFNNWRGVRTDAAMENPL; from the coding sequence ATGAATCTATCGGCGCCGTTCATCGCGCGGCCGGTGGCGACCATGCTGCTCAGCCTGGCGATCCTGCTGCTGGGCGGGGTGAGTTTCGGCCTGCTGCCGGTTTCGCCGTTGCCGAACATGGATTTCCCGGTGATCACCGTGCAGGCCAGCCTGCCCGGCGCAAGTCCGGAGATCATGGCCTCCAGCGTGGCGACACCGCTGGAGCGCTCGCTGGGCAGCATCGCCGGGGTCAGCCAGATGAGCAGCCGCAGCAGCCAGGGCTCGACGCGGATCATTATTCAGTTCGATCTGGAGCGCGACATCAACGGCGCCGCCCGCGATGTGCAGGCGGCGATCAATGCTGCACGCAACCTGCTGCCCAGCGGCATGCGTAGCATGCCGACCTACCGCAAGATCAATCCCTCGCAGGCGCCGATCATGGTGCTGTCGCTGACTTCCGAGGTGCTCGACAAGGGCCAGCTGTACGACATCGGCTCGACCATCCTCGCGCAGAAGCTCTCGCAGGTGCCCGGCGTCGGCGAGGTACAGGTCGGCGGCAGCTCGCTGCCGGCCGTGCGCGTCGAGCTGCAGCCGCAGCAGCTGGAGCAGTACGGCGTCTCGCTGGACGAGGTGCGCAACACCATCGCCAACGCCAACGTGCGCCGGCCCAAGGGCATGGTCGAGGACGCCGAGCGGCACTGGCAGGTGCGCGCCAACGACCAGTTGCACGCCGCCGCCGACTACATGCCGCTGATCCTGCGCTATCAGGATGGCGCGACCCTGCGCCTGAGCGATGTGGCCAAGGTCGAGGATGCGGTGGAGGATCGCTACAACAGCGGGTTCTTCAACAACGAACAGGCGGTGCTGCTGATCGTCAACCGTCAGGCCGGCGCCAACATCATCGAGACCATCGCCGGCATCCGCGCCGAGTTGCCGGCATTGCAGGCGATCCTGCCGGGCAGTGTCGAGCTGAACGTGGCGATGGACCGCTCGCCGGTGATCCGCGCCACCCTGCATGAGGCCGAGCGCACCCTGCTGATCGCCGTGGTGCTGGTGATCGTGCTGGTGTTCGTGTTTCTCGGCCATGTGCGCAGCGCGCTGATTCCGGCGCTGGCGGTGCCGGTCTCGCTGGTCGGCACGTTCGCCGTGATGTACCTGTTCGGCTTCTCGCTCAACACCCTGTCGCTGATGGCGCTGATCCTCGCCGCGGGGCTGGTGGTGGACGATGCCATCGTGGTGCTGGAGAACATCGCCCGGCATATCGACGATGGCGTGCCGCCGCTGCGCGCGGCCTACATCGGCACCCGCGAGGTCGGTTTCACGTTGCTGTCGATGAACCTGTCACTGGTGGTGGTGTTCGTCTCCATCCTGTTCATGGGCGGCATTGTCGAGCGGCTGTTCCGCGAATTCTCGCTGACGCTGGCGGCGGCGATTCTGGTTTCGCTGCTGGTGTCGCTGACGCTGACGCCGATGCTCTGTGCGCGTTGGCTCAAACCCTACCAAGCCGAGCGCGACAGCCGCCTGCATCGCTGGAGTCACGATGCGCACCAGTGGCTGCTCGGTTACTACGACCGCTCGCTGAGCTGGGCGCTGCGGCATCGGCGCATCACGCTGTTGAGCCTGCTGGCGACCATCGCGCTCAACGTGGTGCTCTACGTGCAGGTGCCCAAGACCTTCCTGCCACAGCAGGACACCGGCCAGCTGACCGGCTTCATCCGTGGCGACGACGGTCTGTCGTTCCAGGTCATGCAGCCGAAGATGGAGATATTCCGCAAGGCGATCCTCGCCGATCCGGCGGTGGAGAGCGTGGCCGGCTTCATCGGCGGGCAGGGCGGCATCAACAACGCGTTCATGATCGTGCGGCTCAAGCCGCTGGAGGAGCGCGGGCTGTCGGCGCAGCAAGTGATCGAGCGCATCCGCAAGAATCAGCCGCAGGTGCCGGGTGGACGGCTGTTCCTCATGGCCGACCAGGACCTGCAGTTCGGCGGCGGCCGGCAGAGCAGTTCGGCGTATGCCTATTCGTTGCTGGCGGGCGATCTGGCCGACCTGCGCACCTGGCTGCCGAAGGTCACCCAGGCGCTCATGGCGCTGCCCGAGCTGACCAGCATCGATGCCAACGAAGGCGAGGGCGCGCAGCAGATCAGCCTGCAGGTCGATCGCGACGCCGCCAAGCGGCTGGGCGTCGACATGAGCACGGTGACCACGCTGCTCAACAACGCCTTCAGTCAGCGGCAGATTTCCACCATCTACGAGACGCTCAACCAGTACCGCGTGGTGATGGAAATCGATCCGAGCTACGCGCAGCACCCGGAGGTGCTGGAGCAGATCCACGTGGTCACCGAAGATGGTCGCCGCGTGCCGCTGTCCGCCTTCGCCCGCTACGAGCGCAGCCTGGAGGAAGATCGCGTCACGCACGAGGGGCAGTTCGCCGCGGAGAACATCGACTTCGACCTCGCCCCGGGCGTCAGTCTGGATCAGGCCACGCTGGCCATTGAGCGCGCGGTCGCTGCGATCGGTCTGCCGAGTTCGGTGCAGGGTCGCCTGGGCGGCACCGGCGACGTGTTCAAGGCCGCTCAGGAAAGCCAGCCGTTCATGATCCTCGGCGCGCTGTTGCTGGTGTACATCGTGCTCGGCGTGCTTTACGAGAGCTATATCCATCCGCTGACGATTCTCTCGACGCTGCCGTCGGCCGGGGTCGGCGCGCTGCTGGCGATCATCGTCACCGGCGACGAATTCAGCCTGATCTCGCTGCTCGGATTGTTCCTGCTGATCGGCGTGGTGAAGAAGAACGCCATCCTGATGATCGACCTCGCGCTGCAGTTCGAGCGCAACGACCGCCTGCCGCCGGCCGAGTCGATTCACAAGGCCTGCTTGCTGCGCTTCCGGCCGATCCTGATGACCACGCTGGCGGCGATTCTCGGCGCATTGCCGCTGCTGCTGGGGGGCTCGGAAGGCGCGGAGATGCGCCAGCCGCTAGGTCTGACCATCATCGGCGGCTTGGTGCTCAGTCAGATCCTGACCCTCTACACCACGCCGGTGGTCTACCTGTACCTGGACCGCCTGCGTCATCGCTTCAATAACTGGCGCGGTGTGCGTACCGATGCCGCCATGGAAAATCCGCTATGA